One region of Blattabacterium cuenoti genomic DNA includes:
- the menD gene encoding 2-succinyl-5-enolpyruvyl-6-hydroxy-3-cyclohexene-1-carboxylic-acid synthase — protein MYSSKKIVQSLGEILKAKSIFNIIISPGSRNAPIIIHFTLHKDFSTYSIVDERCASFFALGMAQQIRKPVVISCTSGSAVVNCYPAITEAFYQSIPLILVTADRPKKIIDVFEGQSIHQENIFQKHVETSIQLTEDESESGIWYNDRLINESINKCIFKNKPVHINIPFSEPLYDTTNHLQVKPKIIKTIPVKNYIETYNYKKEQYIWKKYKKKMILLGLYYPENKKNMEKVLRNLSLDPSIIILTETTSHVYGKLFFSNIDQLIFNMKPKKWTKLKPHILLTVGVNIISKKIKFLLRKDPPIYHWHIGEHYKNYPDTYYKLTTYWPINPELFFKILNNYNNLLSISVSNYRKKWEKLKKEKMKKHKFFLKKEESFSDLKVLFFVFKAIPNHTILQLGNSMIIRYYQLFYEKKYSIKSYCNRGTSGIEGCVSTAAGSATIIKKTVTLIVGDISFFYDSNALWNKYIPKNFRIILINNGGGNIFRFISEKKLPKKIFNFFETKHFFSAKNICKMYNWKYEKVSDQDALKNSLSFFWKKSNQPCLLEINTQRSNNARILRKYLSYLS, from the coding sequence ATGTATTCAAGTAAAAAAATTGTACAAAGTTTAGGTGAAATTTTAAAAGCAAAATCTATATTCAATATAATCATATCTCCAGGATCTAGAAATGCTCCAATCATTATACATTTTACTCTACACAAAGATTTTAGTACTTACAGTATCGTAGATGAACGATGTGCATCTTTTTTTGCTTTAGGAATGGCTCAACAAATAAGAAAACCTGTAGTTATTAGTTGCACTTCTGGATCTGCGGTCGTAAATTGTTATCCTGCAATTACAGAAGCTTTTTATCAAAGTATTCCCCTGATTTTAGTAACTGCAGATAGGCCAAAAAAAATTATAGATGTATTTGAAGGACAATCGATTCATCAAGAAAATATTTTTCAAAAACATGTAGAAACTTCTATTCAATTAACAGAAGATGAATCTGAATCAGGAATATGGTATAATGATAGATTAATAAATGAATCTATAAATAAGTGTATTTTTAAAAATAAACCTGTACATATTAATATTCCATTTTCAGAACCACTTTATGACACCACAAATCATTTACAAGTAAAACCTAAAATTATAAAAACCATACCTGTTAAAAATTATATCGAAACCTACAATTATAAAAAAGAACAGTATATATGGAAAAAATATAAAAAAAAAATGATTTTATTAGGATTATATTATCCAGAAAATAAAAAGAATATGGAGAAAGTTTTAAGAAACTTAAGCTTAGATCCTTCTATCATAATTCTCACAGAAACTACATCTCATGTATATGGAAAACTATTTTTTTCAAATATAGATCAACTTATTTTTAATATGAAACCCAAAAAATGGACAAAATTAAAACCTCATATTTTATTAACCGTTGGAGTCAATATTATATCCAAAAAAATTAAATTTCTTTTAAGAAAAGATCCTCCAATATATCATTGGCATATAGGTGAACATTATAAAAATTATCCAGATACTTATTATAAATTAACTACTTATTGGCCTATAAATCCAGAATTATTTTTTAAAATTTTGAATAATTATAATAATTTATTATCTATTTCTGTTTCGAATTACAGAAAAAAATGGGAAAAATTAAAAAAAGAAAAAATGAAAAAACATAAATTCTTTTTAAAAAAAGAAGAAAGTTTTTCAGATTTAAAAGTTCTATTTTTTGTATTTAAAGCTATACCTAATCATACTATTCTACAATTAGGAAATAGCATGATCATAAGATATTATCAACTTTTTTATGAAAAAAAATATTCTATTAAATCTTATTGCAATCGTGGAACTTCAGGAATAGAAGGATGTGTTTCAACTGCCGCAGGTTCTGCTACAATCATAAAAAAAACTGTGACATTGATTGTTGGAGACATTAGTTTTTTTTACGATAGTAATGCTTTATGGAATAAATATATTCCAAAAAACTTTCGTATTATACTTATTAATAATGGAGGAGGAAATATTTTTAGATTTATTTCAGAAAAAAAGCTTCCCAAAAAAATATTTAATTTTTTTGAAACGAAACATTTTTTTTCTGCTAAAAATATATGCAAAATGTATAATTGGAAATACGAAAAAGTATCCGATCAGGATGCTTTAAAAAATAGTTTATCTTTTTTTTGGAAAAAATCAAATCAGCCTTGTTTGTTGGAAATAAATACTCAAAGATCTAATAATGCTAGAATTTTGAGAAAATATTTATCTTATCTATCCTGA
- the cmk gene encoding (d)CMP kinase: protein MNQKIIIAIDGYSSSGKSTLAKAISKKFKYKYIDSGSLYRTIALIAIRKKIFDSDLWNIRNFIPILKEMSLKFKWNQKSNQIDIFLNGENIQQKIRSEQVENKVSLIAQIPEIREKLTLMQRNIGKNKGIVIDGRDIGNYVFPKSELKIFMKGSIEIRSYRRYLDLKKRGEEVSYEEVRKNLIHRDIMDISRNISPLKKSVDSIEIDNTFLSIEEQLNLIFKFIKNKRKK, encoded by the coding sequence ATGAATCAAAAAATTATTATAGCTATAGATGGATATTCTTCATCAGGAAAAAGTACTTTAGCAAAAGCTATTTCCAAAAAATTTAAATATAAATATATAGACAGTGGTTCTCTGTATAGAACTATAGCTTTAATTGCTATTCGAAAAAAAATTTTTGATAGTGATTTGTGGAATATAAGAAATTTTATTCCTATTTTGAAAGAAATGAGTTTAAAATTTAAATGGAATCAAAAATCTAATCAAATAGATATTTTTTTAAATGGAGAAAATATTCAACAGAAAATTAGATCAGAACAAGTAGAAAATAAAGTAAGTTTAATAGCTCAAATACCAGAAATAAGAGAAAAACTAACTCTTATGCAAAGAAATATTGGAAAAAATAAAGGAATTGTTATAGATGGAAGAGATATTGGGAACTATGTATTTCCTAAATCAGAATTAAAAATATTTATGAAAGGATCTATAGAAATTCGTTCTTACAGAAGATATTTAGATCTGAAAAAAAGAGGAGAAGAAGTTTCTTATGAAGAAGTAAGAAAAAATCTAATTCATAGAGATATAATGGATATATCACGAAATATTTCTCCACTCAAAAAATCTGTAGATTCTATAGAAATAGATAACACATTTTTAAGTATAGAAGAACAATTAAATCTCATTTTTAAATTTATAAAAAATAAAAGGAAAAAATAA
- the fabG gene encoding 3-oxoacyl-[acyl-carrier-protein] reductase: MKLLNGKIAIVTGGSGDIGRSIVKIFVQHGANVIFTFFSSKKEAEELEFKFKNFVEAYKIDLSDFNSSENLVQEVIKKYGNIDILVNNAGVIKDNFLLKISKKDWDYVIKTNLYSMFNLTKHAIHPMMKQKRGSIINMSSVVGLTGNIGQSNYAASKAGIIGFTKSIARELGKKNIRCNAIAPGYIVTKMNSHFKTKIKESWIKNIPLKRAGTPKDIANSALFLASDLSNYITGTVLNVNGGLI; this comes from the coding sequence ATGAAACTATTAAATGGAAAAATAGCTATAGTTACAGGAGGTTCAGGAGATATAGGTAGATCTATAGTAAAAATTTTTGTACAACATGGAGCTAATGTTATTTTTACATTTTTTTCCTCAAAAAAGGAAGCAGAAGAACTAGAATTTAAATTTAAAAATTTCGTAGAAGCATATAAAATAGATCTTTCGGATTTTAATTCATCAGAAAATTTAGTACAAGAAGTTATAAAGAAATATGGAAATATAGATATATTAGTAAATAATGCAGGTGTTATAAAAGATAATTTTTTGCTTAAAATATCGAAAAAGGATTGGGATTATGTTATTAAAACTAATTTATATTCTATGTTTAATTTAACTAAACATGCTATTCATCCTATGATGAAACAAAAAAGAGGAAGCATCATTAATATGAGTTCTGTTGTAGGATTAACGGGAAATATTGGACAATCTAATTATGCAGCATCTAAAGCAGGAATTATTGGATTCACAAAATCAATAGCCAGAGAATTAGGAAAAAAAAATATTCGTTGTAATGCTATAGCTCCTGGATATATCGTAACAAAAATGAATTCTCATTTTAAAACTAAAATCAAAGAAAGTTGGATAAAAAATATTCCATTAAAAAGAGCAGGAACTCCTAAAGATATAGCAAACTCTGCTTTATTTCTTGCTTCAGATTTATCAAACTATATCACTGGGACTGTGTTAAATGTAAATGGAGGATTAATTTAA
- the speB gene encoding agmatinase — translation MNHKKKTFAGIAKKYATFDKSQTVLIPVPYDYTQTWKKGSKKGPNAFLAAAEHMELYDIETNSEVYKKGIFLVPSIVDSSISTKRMIKKVYNTTKKFLYKEKFLTFIGGDHSISIGSIRALGEKYTNLSILHMDAHTDLRPVYKGSPYNHACSMYEASQKYPLIQIGIRSMDIIEKKYIQKGNIFYMHEIYHNDLWMKNAIHKLSENVFISIDIDVFDPSIAPSTGTPEPGGLSWYTALKFFKKVFKKKNVIGFDIVELLPNKNEYSTDFLAVKLYYKLLSYKHI, via the coding sequence TTGAATCATAAAAAAAAAACTTTTGCGGGAATCGCTAAAAAATATGCAACGTTTGATAAATCTCAAACAGTCCTTATCCCAGTTCCATATGATTATACTCAAACATGGAAAAAGGGTTCTAAAAAAGGTCCTAATGCTTTTTTAGCTGCAGCAGAACATATGGAATTATATGATATTGAAACCAATTCAGAAGTTTATAAAAAAGGAATTTTTCTTGTACCCTCTATTGTAGATTCTTCTATTTCTACAAAAAGAATGATTAAAAAAGTATATAATACTACAAAAAAGTTTCTTTATAAAGAAAAATTCTTAACATTTATAGGAGGTGATCATTCTATATCAATAGGGAGTATTAGAGCTTTAGGAGAAAAATATACAAATTTAAGCATACTTCATATGGACGCGCACACAGATTTACGTCCTGTGTATAAAGGAAGTCCCTATAATCATGCTTGTTCCATGTATGAAGCCTCCCAAAAATATCCTTTAATACAAATAGGAATTCGTAGTATGGATATAATAGAAAAAAAATATATTCAAAAAGGAAATATATTTTATATGCATGAAATTTATCATAATGATTTGTGGATGAAAAATGCCATTCATAAATTATCTGAAAATGTATTTATCAGTATAGATATAGATGTTTTTGATCCTAGTATAGCCCCTTCCACAGGGACTCCTGAACCAGGAGGATTATCCTGGTATACGGCTTTGAAATTTTTTAAAAAAGTTTTTAAGAAAAAAAATGTAATAGGATTTGATATTGTTGAACTTTTACCCAATAAAAACGAATATTCTACAGATTTTCTAGCTGTTAAGCTTTATTATAAATTACTATCATATAAACACATATAA
- a CDS encoding SanA/YdcF family protein, which translates to MFCYIGISFWSVNKSYDSINYIPYNTFGVVLGTSKYLHGGGINAYFKYRINAAYSLFYHKKIRYIIVSGDNREKNYNEPKMMKKELIKKGIPSHFIYEDFYGISTLHSIIRVHKIFHQKKFTIISQKFHNERAIFIGNCLGLDVIGFNAKSLFFDSKIQFREVFARIKALWNVVSFFYVLKSG; encoded by the coding sequence ATGTTTTGTTATATTGGAATAAGTTTTTGGTCCGTAAATAAAAGTTACGATTCTATTAATTATATTCCATATAATACATTTGGTGTAGTTTTAGGTACTTCTAAATATTTACATGGGGGGGGAATCAACGCTTATTTTAAATATAGAATAAATGCAGCTTATTCTCTTTTTTATCATAAAAAAATACGTTATATCATTGTAAGTGGAGATAATAGAGAAAAAAATTATAACGAACCAAAAATGATGAAAAAAGAATTAATTAAAAAAGGCATTCCTTCTCATTTTATATATGAAGATTTTTATGGAATTAGCACTTTACATTCTATTATTCGAGTTCATAAAATTTTTCACCAGAAAAAATTTACGATTATATCTCAAAAGTTTCATAATGAAAGAGCTATTTTTATAGGAAATTGTTTGGGGTTAGATGTAATTGGATTTAATGCTAAAAGCCTGTTTTTTGATAGCAAGATACAATTTAGAGAAGTTTTTGCAAGAATTAAAGCTTTATGGAATGTTGTTTCATTTTTTTATGTATTAAAATCAGGATAG